The segment ttatctgaaaaattcattgctcctacattcttaaaataaacttaaattatgatcatttgaaaggaaaaacacaAATGTATTACAAAAATCTTCATTAACCTTAACTTTGTCGTCTAATTTATAGCATAAAACACAACTTATAGCTTACcagggttcaccaattttgtAATGTGCAAAATCGATCGAGCCACTGATTTTTGCGTATAAAACCATCGGAAAAATCCACcagttttagatttttctgcatttttttccgaaaaagtCGCGTCAATAGAGTCagaaatttcgaaaaattacgATGACCACacaaagtgttaaaattttcggtcttttggtgaaaccagtggctttttttactgcttttctaaaaatcccttttttttagttgaagcatcatgataattttttttaataaaaatgcataaaatgtttcgcaaaaaaacgcaaaaatttagtttttttgcaattcagtGTTTTTCCCGGAAAAATACGGGATTGTGGGATCTCTGCAGTTACAGCGTGTTACAATTAAGTTTTGAGTTGCGAATTTTGAGTTATGCAGCCTTTAAAAGCACATGAGCCGGCTGCAAGCCAGCCGCCAGCTGAGCCGACGAAatttgccagccagccgccgatgtCTGTATTGACGGCTCGGAGCCGGAAAGCCGCTGCCGATCAAATGTGGGTGGCTCAGTTGTctaaacacaaaatattttttttttatttctgctttgAACTCAATGagaaaaacgtgatttaactaaaaatattatagtaCCAACAATAAAATGCTCTATCCATTAGACCGCACTAATCGATAAGGATCTctagaaataataaacattttatgtgTTGTTAATTGTCAATATTGGACTGGCTTATTCATGTTTGAATACATATtaatgcataaatattataaagaCTCTGTCTTAAAGCGCATTTATTTACATACCCTCAAAGGGGCTATAGCTGCATCTAACGCGGCCCGCAACGGCATGCCGCGCGGTCTGGCTATGCGTGTTTGAAGGATGATCTGTATCTGTATTCctgtgcattaaaattttaagtgcttTGTATAACATAACAATTTTGTATCAAGCTAGATCCTCTTTTTTACTAACACAGTGGCATGGGAAACATTTctgaaaaaaggcaaattttctGGTTTGTGCAgttcagaataaaattttattgattagaATTTGCGAACCAAAATACCATTATCAACAACAAACTTAACTATATAACAACTAAAGGGTCCCGTAAAGTGTGCGTTTTCATGCCAGTTAAAATGCGATTCAAACCGAAATGCTGCCTTCCCTGAACTTTGTTGTGCCAATCAGCGCGTTGATCACGACGCTATGGCCTTCGTTATACAACTTGACAGCCTCTTCAAATGTGTCCTTGTTAGACGCAGTAGTGTCGGAGAGCAGGATGCCCTTTCCACCGTATCCTTCTGACACAACGTGGTAATCGCagtgctaaaattaaaacaaaatcaggaCTTTTGCGAAAGGGAAATGGAAACCACCTACAGTTAGCTGACAGGCCACATTCGTACCAAACATTGGTACTTGCTCTCTGGCGATTTGGGTCCAGCAAGCATCGTTGCCGATGAGCCCGATCACAGGAGCATTGTGCCGGCGGAAGGTGTCATACTCAGCAATGCTGTAGCCCGACGAACCATCGCCCCAAATAATCCAGACTTGCGAGTTGGGTCGGCATAATTTGGCACCAAGAGCGAATCCGCCGCCCACTCCAAGAGTCCCGAAGGCTCCAGGATCCAGCCACTGCAGCGGACCCCTTGGTCTGCATATatgaaatgaatatatttatagATAACCAGCTTCACGCAAGTATAATGGCAggcttaaaaaacaaaatgttcaattggtgcgtaataaagaaattattcatGACCTCTACATtaccttgaaaataaatcaataaaaaaaattcaaaggatATTACAAAAGGAGAGTCAAAGGAAATAACTAGAAGAATGTATTTATGATGTGAGGATGAAGTTAACAATATCAAGCATATTTGACATGAAGTAGTTAATTTCcactgaattttaacaaatcctGGTTGGttccattcaaattttattttgaaataaataatattcccaCAAGAACCAGGGTTCAACAGTTTTGCagtgcgcaaaaaaccagctggaaaaatccaccattttttcgaatttatcCCCTAAAATGTCACATTTCGAgccaaaaaattcagaaattttggaaaatttcgattACAGATAGAATTTTTGGCCTATTAgtgaaaccagtggcatttttactgatttgtgaaattcccttttttggtcatccatcatgagaatattttatttcaataaaaagtgttttgcaatgcagtgggtttctCCAGAAAATTGTGGGGTTTTGTGAACCCTGACAAGAACGGCCATTTTGCTACCATAGAGTTAGGatgctttcaatttattaaaaaagaaaacttgaTGAGCTGGAAACtctccaaaaaaaaaaaaaaaaaaacaagaatatCTGCAACGTAAAAAACATGGATGCTCAATAGTtacaaaattacttaattCCAGAAATAGGAATTACtgaattaactttaaaattgtattttctgaTAACAGCTTTTGGCCAAATATGAATTTGTCATCCTTCATGGTTTCTGATCTACTCtccattttccttttatgataaaaaaattatttgttattaaacGTGGCCTTATATTGTAAATTACCGCTTTATGAAACACCCTGGCAacacatttttagtttttaaagctttcatgaggccaaataaatttgtattttaagcgataacacataaaaataattttcaaaccttAATATATAAGCTGCAGTCCCAACAAAGTCCCCACCGTCAGCAACTAAGATAGCATCGTCAGGCAAAAACTGCTCCAAATCACTCAGGATCTTCATAgggttcaaatattttgtggcTGGTTCTAGGGAcatctgaaaaacaaaatgctaATCATGCGGACCAGCActgtaaatgtaaatttcaacccactttttcattcttttcatCTTTCTTGACATCTCTCTCCTGCAGTCTCGACACCCACGCTGGGtcgcatttaaaatcatacaAGCACATGCCCAGCTTGTAGACAAACAAAGAGGGGTCAGCCTCAACAGCAATGGTAGGCTTCCAAAATATTCCAGCATTCTGTAAAGAGTTGATTTTAGTACTATAAATCTTAGTTAAGATAAAACCCACTTTGTGCAGCTGTTCACTATCACGATTGACAGCAATAATGGTCGCAGATTTGCTGAGGGATCTTCCGTACGAGAGGCGGAAGTCGCACACCGCTCCTGCCAAGAGAATCAGGTCGGCCTCTTTCAACGCGTCTCCTCTGTGGTGCCGCATTTGGATGGAAGACTTTCTGCCAAGCAATCCTCTGGCCATTCCGCTTAGGTAGCACGGCACTCCCAATGCTTCAAGGGactttctcaaattttcaacgCTGTTTGGAGGAAGCAAGGCCTGGCTGCCAATCACGAAAACTGGCTTCTTGCTTTTCGAAAGAGCCTCGACGCACTTTTGCACTGAAATAAAAGGTTGTTAGAGAATGGAAATCAATCAGCTCAGAACCGCTTACTAGTTGCGTTGTCAGTCACCAAAGGCTTGATTTCAAATGGATTCGTATCTACAGGTTCCCAGGCGCCAGCAAAAAGATTGCTCAAATAATTGTTCATGTACCTGTTCacaaattctaaattatattaggtcggaaaatcaatttaaattcctacATACcagtttataattttcccCATAAGTTTCTTTGAAGCAGGTACATTGAAAAGCTCACGTTTGACTAGGTCGTAAGGGTACAAAACATCAAGTGGAAATTCGACAAAAACTGGTCCTAAAGGAGAACATTGGAATtaatacaaagaaaattaattagaaacaaGAAGCTTGCCTGGTGTGCCCGATTGAGCCTCATACAGAGCCTTTTTTAGAGTTGGCACAATGTCCCTGACAGTCTTGACAGAAGCGCTGTATTTGCAAATGGAATGAAACAAGTCAATCTGGTCAATATCTTGCAGAGCCCCTCTGCCCTTCAAAATCCCGGCAGCCGCCCCTCCTGCAGGGCCAccattaaactattttttagaGCAGATTTTCCCATTTACAAACCAATTAGCAAGATTGGGGACTCGGCTAGTTGTGCATTCTTGACAGCTGTGACGGTGTTGGTGACTCCTGGGCCAGCGGTCACAGCTGCAACGCCTACTGTGCTATTCAGTCTGGCAACTGCATCTGCAGCAAAGACGGCAGACACCTGGAAAGTATAATTTCAGACATTTAAAAGCTTTTGACAGTAGAAACTAAATGCACACCTCGTGGCGGGTGTCAATCACTCTGATGCCAGTCTTTTCTGCTGCGACCAAGATTGGTGAGATGTGGCCACCAGCTAGCGTGAATATGAATTCAACGCCGTGCGCTTTCAGAACTTCAGCAACAAGCTCTCCACCGTGTCTCTTGGAGGTGGTGTCAACCTGTACATgaaaaatcaagttaaaaacGTCTTCTAGataaaagggtaaaaattatttaccttaTGCTTCCACAAATAAATCAGGTTAAGTTTGCTGACGGCCAATCCGGCTAATATGCCGATGAACCCAAAAACAAAGAATATCACATTGTAGCAAAGGGAGCAGGAGGTGTCCACGTCTTCTTGAGTTGGATCCATCTTTGGAAAAGAACCCAGAGCACTCAATCACTGCTGTCTTTGGAATGGTGAACTCTTTTATCTTAtcttgaaacagaaaaaatgttatttataagTTATCAACGTGCATACTCTTATTAATCAATAATCTCAAGCTAtgtaatattcaaattgaacATTTCAAAGCCATGACACGTTGTTTCGTACAATTTCTTCCAAAATATGTAATAACATACGCACAAAAATACATAGTCCAGCTGtttaaggaatatttttcaatattcggTTAGATCAACAAGATTGTGGACTgatgttatttaaaatctaattttcaaaacaggTGGGGATTTAATTGTTTGGAATTGAGGAGCTGATTTTCGTATGATACAAACgtctaaaagatttttttggcCAATCACACGTAACTTacaaatatgtttaatttacttttacgGTCCTATTCCTGCGtcagaataattttgattttgacacAAAGGAAAAGCCTCGCAGTCCAGTTGCAAAGTTGGTCTCGGCTCTCGGTCAGTCAGTCGGACTTAGGACTACGACCGCCTTagcgctgcaaattaaaactgaaacaTGTGATTTTGATTTGGTCATGTTGccaacataataaaataaaataatggtaaaacatttttattacgagtgcttttttatttttacatcaaCCTTCTACCTAAGAATcatgtcatttttaaatatattttacattaaaaataatatctataTTTTGattcagagagaaaaattataaataataaaattccaaattattaaagttttGTTTATAGCCCTGCAATTTTGCTGACAAGCCGTAACAACTATTGGTTACGCCCACTTACAGCGAGGTGAAGGTGTGCTTCACGTGTGATTTGAGTggtttgcattaaatttgtcgacgttatttattattctccATTTAATCACCCAATCGGCTAATAAGTGTCTGAAAATGCCGACCGTCGGCGTCAAGCGTGATCTTCTGTTTGAGGCCTTGGGCAGAACGTACAGTAAGAAATTTTTTCGAGCATGATGAAATAACCTTTAAACCTTTAAAATCCTTTTATTACatctttttatacaaaaaatttacattcatatatttaaaatgtttaaattttcagcggATGAGGAATTCAACGACTTGTGCTTTGAATTCGGGCTGGAGCTCGACGAAGttgtaagttaaaaaattatttttgtttatttttagcaataatcctgtatgatttttattttactccaGACTACTGAAAAGCAGATGATTTCTAAAGAGCAAGGAGAAGGAAAGTCGGAAGGAGCGTCTGAAGAAGTCATTTACCGCATTGACATCCCAGCCAACAGATATGACCTTTTGTGTTTGGAGGGACTTGTTCTTGGGTTGAAAGTCTTCCACGGAAAGTATGCGTGAcggttttaaatgaatttcaaaccaatttaatgCATGATATTTAGGATGGAAATGCCCCGGTTCAAAACTACGAAGcccaaaaaattggaaaagctGATAATCAAACCAAACGTAAGCTGGAAAGTAGTATTATTTAAGTACAAACTCtatagtattattttaaatatttcagacgGCTCTAATTAGACCacatgctgctgctgcaatcTTGAGAGGAGTGTCCCTCAACAAGGCTTCCTACAACAGTTTCATCGATCTTCAGGACAAACTTCATCAGAACATTTGTAGAAAGCGAACCTTGGTTGCAATTGGAACTCACGACTTGGACACCATTCAAGGACCTTTTGTTTACGATGCGCTGCCTCCAAAAGACATCAAGTTTGTTCCTTTGAATCAGGAGAAAGAGTACAATGCTGAACAACTGATGGAACTATATTCggttagaaataattttggggTTAGTCTTTTCACcaccattaaattaaattctaaatcttTCAGACGCATGCTCAACTTAAAAACTACCTGCCAATCATCAGAGACAGTCCCGTCTATCCAGTAATTTTTGACAAGAATGGTGTGGTGTTGTCCATGCCTCCAATCATTAATGGCAACCACACTAAAATTTCCCCCGACACCAAAAACATCTTCATTGAAGTCACAGCCACGGACTTAACCAAGGTAAACTCCTTCTTCTTTTGTCTTGCCCACAAACTAACAGCAAATTTCAGGCCAAGGTTGTTTTGGACACCCTTGTTTGCATGTTCAGCCAATACTGTTCGAAGCCTTACGAGGTTGAACTCTGCGAGGTAGTTTACCCAGATGGCAAAACCATGATTTCTCCTGAGCTAGCCTACAGAACTGAAACCATCGATGCTGACAAAGCCAACACATACATAGGATTGAAGTAAGGGATTGTGTTTAAATTAGAGCGTCCATcgcgattatttttttggtttggCCCAGTCccaggaaaatgttttaatttttttcaggaaagcTCAACCGATAGAATAACTTCCCAGGAAATCCCGACTTGCTCGTCATCCCGTGCAAATatcccaaaaattttaatgttgagGGAAAtgtgtcaaattttatttttgaatttaaaataatcatcttTATCTTGTTTCCCTTCTCTTGTGCatgttatcaaattttaccatGGGAGCAGTTCAGGCAAATTTGGACatttggaggtcgattggacatTGGCCAGGATTTTTGgcgttgaaatatttacatgcCACTTAAATTTGCTTAACAAATTACTGCTTGTTAATTTCTGGTTAAATTCCAAGTT is part of the Cloeon dipterum chromosome 1, ieCloDipt1.1, whole genome shotgun sequence genome and harbors:
- the LOC135948027 gene encoding 2-hydroxyacyl-CoA lyase 2-like isoform X1, with the translated sequence MDPTQEDVDTSCSLCYNVIFFVFGFIGILAGLAVSKLNLIYLWKHKVDTTSKRHGGELVAEVLKAHGVEFIFTLAGGHISPILVAAEKTGIRVIDTRHEVSAVFAADAVARLNSTVGVAAVTAGPGVTNTVTAVKNAQLAESPILLIGGAAAGILKGRGALQDIDQIDLFHSICKYSASVKTVRDIVPTLKKALYEAQSGTPGPVFVEFPLDVLYPYDLVKRELFNVPASKKLMGKIINWYMNNYLSNLFAGAWEPVDTNPFEIKPLVTDNATMQKCVEALSKSKKPVFVIGSQALLPPNSVENLRKSLEALGVPCYLSGMARGLLGRKSSIQMRHHRGDALKEADLILLAGAVCDFRLSYGRSLSKSATIIAVNRDSEQLHKVGFILTKIYSTKINSLQNAGIFWKPTIAVEADPSLFVYKLGMCLYDFKCDPAWVSRLQERDVKKDEKNEKMSLEPATKYLNPMKILSDLEQFLPDDAILVADGGDFVGTAAYILRPRGPLQWLDPGAFGTLGVGGGFALGAKLCRPNSQVWIIWGDGSSGYSIAEYDTFRRHNAPVIGLIGNDACWTQIAREQVPMFGTNVACQLTHCDYHVVSEGYGGKGILLSDTTASNKDTFEEAVKLYNEGHSVVINALIGTTKFREGSISV
- the LOC135948027 gene encoding 2-hydroxyacyl-CoA lyase 2-like isoform X2, translated to MDPTQEDVDTSCSLCYNVIFFVFGFIGILAGLAVSKLNLIYLWKHKVDTTSKRHGGELVAEVLKAHGVEFIFTLAGGHISPILVAAEKTGIRVIDTRHEVSAVFAADAVARLNSTVGVAAVTAGPGVTNTVTAVKNAQLAESPILLIGGAAAGILKGRGALQDIDQIDLFHSICKYSASVKTVRDIVPTLKKALYEAQSGTPGPVFVEFPLDVLYPYDLVKRELFNVPASKKLMGKIINWYMNNYLSNLFAGAWEPVDTNPFEIKPLVTDNATMQKCVEALSKSKKPVFVIGSQALLPPNSVENLRKSLEALGVPCYLSGMARGLLGRKSSIQMRHHRGDALKEADLILLAGAVCDFRLSYGRSLSKSATIIAVNRDSEQLHKNAGIFWKPTIAVEADPSLFVYKLGMCLYDFKCDPAWVSRLQERDVKKDEKNEKMSLEPATKYLNPMKILSDLEQFLPDDAILVADGGDFVGTAAYILRPRGPLQWLDPGAFGTLGVGGGFALGAKLCRPNSQVWIIWGDGSSGYSIAEYDTFRRHNAPVIGLIGNDACWTQIAREQVPMFGTNVACQLTHCDYHVVSEGYGGKGILLSDTTASNKDTFEEAVKLYNEGHSVVINALIGTTKFREGSISV
- the beta-PheRS gene encoding phenylalanine--tRNA ligase beta subunit, translated to MPTVGVKRDLLFEALGRTYTDEEFNDLCFEFGLELDEVTTEKQMISKEQGEGKSEGASEEVIYRIDIPANRYDLLCLEGLVLGLKVFHGKMEMPRFKTTKPKKLEKLIIKPNTALIRPHAAAAILRGVSLNKASYNSFIDLQDKLHQNICRKRTLVAIGTHDLDTIQGPFVYDALPPKDIKFVPLNQEKEYNAEQLMELYSTHAQLKNYLPIIRDSPVYPVIFDKNGVVLSMPPIINGNHTKISPDTKNIFIEVTATDLTKAKVVLDTLVCMFSQYCSKPYEVELCEVVYPDGKTMISPELAYRTETIDADKANTYIGLKESPESIAKLLSKMCLGTKAKSGKIDVEIPPTRHDIIHACDIFEDVGIAYGYNNIPKTLPTAATISQQFPLNKLSDQLRGEVAQAGFTEALTFSLCSIDDISSKLSLNIEKLSAVHISNPKTLEFQVARTTLLPGLLKTIAANRNMPLPIKVFEVSDVIFKDLSTEVGARNERRMCAVYYDKTSGFEVVHGLLDRVMQLLQVPFKTDGTGYHLEHAEDPTFFPKRCANVIFDGKVIGKIGVLHPEVITKFELTMPCSAVEINIEPFL